The Myotis daubentonii chromosome 9, mMyoDau2.1, whole genome shotgun sequence genome has a segment encoding these proteins:
- the SYT12 gene encoding synaptotagmin-12 translates to MAMDVAEHHLSVIKSPPAWEVGVYAAGALALLGVAAVSLWKLWTSGSFPSPSPFPNYNYRFLQQKYGETYAEARQVRVPAWSTRRASTRGPPSRKGSLSMEDTFETISELGPLELMGRELDLAPYGTLRKSQSVDSVNSISSVSNTFGQDFTLGQVEVSMDYDAASHTLHVAVLQGKDLLEREETSFESCFMRISLLPEEQIVGISRIQRNAYSIFFDEKFSTPLDPAALEEKSLRFSVFGIDEDERKVSTGVVELKLSVLDLPLQPFSGWLYLQDQNKAADSVGEILLSLSYLPTAERLTVVVVKAKNLLWTSDKTTADPYVKVYLLQDGRKMSKKRTAVKRDDPNPVFNEAMIFSVPAIVLQDLSLRVTVAESSSDGHGDNIGHVIIGPSASGMGTTHWNQMLATLRRPVSMWHPVRRN, encoded by the exons ATGGCCATGGACGTGGCTGAACACCACCTGAGCG TCATCAAGAGCCCACCTGCCTGGGAGGTGGGTGTCTACGCCGCGGGGGCCCTCGCGCTGCTGGGGGTCGCCGCCGTGAGCCTGTGGAAGCTCTGGACATCGGGGagcttccccagcccctccccattcCCCAACTACAACTACAGGTTCCTTCAGCAGAAGTATGGCGAGACCTACGCGGAGGCCAGGCAGGTGAG AGTGCCTGCCTGGAGTACCCGTCGGGCCAGCACTCGGGGACCACCCAGCCGCAAAGGCAGCCTCAGCATGGAGGACACCTTTGAGACCATCAGCGAGCTGGGGCCCCTGGAGCTGATGGGCCGGGAGCTGGACCTGGCCCCCTACGGGACCCTCCGGAAGTCCCAGTCAGTGGACTCCGTCAACTCCATCTCCTCCGTGAGCAATACCTTTGGACAGGACTTCACGCTGGGCCAGGTGGAGGTGAGCATGGACTACGACGCCGCCTCCCACACCCTCCACGTGGCTGTGCTGCAGGGGAAGGACCTCCTGGAGCGGGAGGAAACCAGCTTCGAGTCCTGCTTCATGCGCATCAGCCTGCTGCCTGAGGAGCAGATCGTAGGCATTTCCCGG ATCCAGAGGAACGCCTACTCCATCTTCTTCGACGAGAAGTTCTCCACCCCCCTGGACCCTGCTGCCCTGGAGGAGAAGAGCCTGCGGTTTTCGGTGTTCGGCATCGATGAGGATGAGCGGAAGGTCAGCACGGGCGTGGTGGAGCTGAAGCTTTCCGTACTTGACCTTCCGCTGCAGCCCTTCAGCGGCTGGCTCTACTTACAGGACCAGAACAAG GCCGCCGACTCTGTGGGCGAGATCCTGCTCTCCCTCAGCTACCTCCCCACGGCCGAACGCCTCACCGTGGTCGTGGTAAAGGCCAAGAATCTCCTCTGGACCAGTGACAAGACCACAGCGG ACCCCTACGTCAAGGTGTACCTACTGCAGGATGGGAGGAAGATGAGCAAAAAGAGGACGGCTGTGAAGAGGGACGACCCCAACCCAGTGTTCAATGAAGCCATGATCTTCTCGGTGCCAGCCATTGTGCTCCAG GACCTGTCTCTCCGCGTGACGGTGGCCGAGAGCAGCAGTGATGGCCATGGGGACAACATAGGCCATGTCATCATCGGGCCGTCAGCTAGTGGCATGGGCACCACACACTGGAACCAGATGCTGGCCACGCTGCGCAGGCCTGTGTCCATGTGGCACCCCGTCCGGCGAAACTAG